In Archocentrus centrarchus isolate MPI-CPG fArcCen1 chromosome 22, fArcCen1, whole genome shotgun sequence, one DNA window encodes the following:
- the rsad2 gene encoding S-adenosylmethionine-dependent nucleotide dehydratase RSAD2 — MQFSSAIASPKLLLQLFISTIYCIFESAFSKLHYWTTGACKGTKSFVSAAGHKLNENNEETATIPTSVNYHFTRKCNYKCGFCFHTAKTSFVLPLEEAKRGLKLLKESGMEKINFSGGEPFLHERGEFLGKLVQYCKQDLQLPSVSIVSNGSMIKEKWFQKYGVYLDILAVSCDSFDEATNQLIGRTQGRKSHLDNLYKICNWCQEYKVAFKINSVINTFNTDEDMTEHINQLNPVRWKVFQCLVIDGENAGESALREAERFVISDQQFQEFLDRHSSVSCLVPESNEKMRNSYLILDEYMRFLDCREGRKDPSKSILDVGVEQAICFSGFDEKMFLKRGGKYVWSKADMKLEW; from the exons atgcaattttcttCGGCAATCGCGTCTCCGAAGCTGCTTCTGCAGCTCTTCATCAGCACCATCTACTGCATTTTTGAGAGCGCCTTTTCAAAACTTCATTACTGGACAACAGGAGCCTGCAAGGGGACAAAGTCGTTCGTTTCAGCTGCTGGCCATAAACTGAACGAAAATAACGAGGAAACTGCAACGATTCCAACGAGCGTCAACTATCACTTTACGCGCAAATGTAATTATAAATGTGGGTTTTGTTTCCACACTGCGAAAACATCCTTCGTCCTGCCCCTGGAGGAAGCCAAAAGGGGCCTTAAGCTTCTAAAGGAATCGG GCATGGAAAAGATCAACTTCTCTGGAGGCGAGCCCTTCCTGCATGAGAGGGGAGAGTTTCTGGGGAAATTGGTGCAATACTGCAAGCAGGACCTCCAACTCCCAAGTGTCAGCATTGTCAGCAATGGAAGCATGATCAAAGAAAAATGGTTCCAGAAATATG GTGTCTATCTGGACATTCTAGCTGTCTCTTGTGACAGCTTCGATGAAGCGACCAACCAGCTGATTGGCAGGACTCAAGGCAGGAAGAGCCACCTTGACAATCTCTACAAGATTTGCAACTGGTGCCAGGAGTATAAAGTGGCATTCAAAATCAACTCAGTCATCAACACCTTCAACACTGACGAAGACATGACAGAGCACATCAATCAGCTTAACCCTGTCCGCtggaag gtgttccagtgcCTGGTGATTGATGGGGAAAACGCAGGCGAGTCAGCCCTGAGAGAGGCGGAGAGGTTTGTCATCAGTGACCAGCagtttcaggagtttctggATCGACACAGCAGCGTCTCCTGCCTTGTTCCCGAGTCTAATGAGAAG ATGAGGAACTCCTACCTGATCCTGGATGAATAT atGCGTTTTCTGGACTGTCGAGAGGGACGGAAGGATCCATCCAAATCAATCCTTGATGTTGGGGTGGAGCAGGCGATTTGTTTCAGTGGCTTCGATgaaaaaatgtttctaaagagaggaggaaaataTGTGTGGAGCAAAGCTGATATGAAGCTGGAGTGGTAA